In the Helicobacter typhlonius genome, one interval contains:
- a CDS encoding M23 family metallopeptidase gives MQDRLMISIIDDNGSRQFSVHRLIQKVALFLVASIVVVVVSYLIAAHFLMSELEVILANNMQVRENFQDIYEKNSELERDIDYKTDELLKVNNKINELENIVNVSKRNHEVYNNQDIDFDALTSSQKDILLKIIPNGDPVDSFASKTFPHKNTSAYTLNQSTPVYATANGIVDSVRVAGSENHLVQIQHSYGFASSYRHLGKAVVQKGDFVIKGQVIGYSGSKLSLYYDLHFVDSALPVASYTDWNSDNFAQVIGVNSAIDWKSLIWALDDLIQLKNYRVSYQNNEIPAY, from the coding sequence GTGCAAGATAGATTGATGATTTCTATTATTGATGATAATGGCTCAAGACAATTTAGTGTGCATCGCTTGATTCAAAAAGTGGCATTATTTTTGGTGGCAAGTATTGTGGTAGTGGTGGTATCGTATCTCATAGCAGCGCATTTTTTGATGAGTGAGCTTGAGGTGATTTTGGCGAACAATATGCAGGTGCGCGAGAACTTCCAAGATATTTATGAAAAAAATAGTGAGCTTGAGCGCGATATCGACTACAAGACAGATGAGCTCCTCAAAGTCAATAATAAAATCAATGAACTTGAAAACATCGTCAATGTTTCCAAGCGCAATCACGAGGTATATAATAACCAAGACATAGATTTCGATGCACTCACATCTTCACAAAAAGATATACTTCTAAAAATTATTCCTAATGGAGACCCTGTGGATAGCTTTGCCTCAAAGACTTTCCCTCACAAAAATACTTCAGCTTATACACTCAATCAAAGCACACCCGTGTATGCTACTGCAAATGGCATTGTAGATTCAGTGCGTGTAGCAGGAAGTGAAAATCATCTCGTGCAGATTCAGCATTCTTATGGATTCGCATCAAGCTATAGGCATTTGGGTAAGGCGGTCGTGCAAAAAGGCGATTTTGTGATTAAAGGACAAGTGATTGGTTATAGTGGCTCAAAACTAAGTCTCTATTATGATTTACATTTTGTAGATTCTGCTTTGCCTGTGGCGAGTTATACTGACTGGAATAGCGACAATTTCGCGCAAGTTATTGGTGTGAATAGTGCAATTGATTGGAAAAGTCTAATATGGGCGCTTGATGATTTAATTCAGCTCAAAAACTATCGTGTAAGTTACCAAAACAATGAGATTCCCGCTTATTAA
- a CDS encoding M23 family metallopeptidase, translated as MNPKSKRLILMITDQNGSRYINVNSIFRQVALYLVIFIITFVIFGIVSIKTFSAEIHKISELNEKIMKRYEKMIAKNESLNNQIEQRIEEISQVDSKVEDLESIIGVSIDSKSTGDNLESRIDVASLTGTQKVFVMKFIPNGYPTETHHHISAPYGYRVHPLLFTRHLHTGVDFAMSVGTPVYATANGVVNEARFSTGGYGYLVKIDHSLGFMTYYAHLSKIVVQKGMFVKRGQLIAYSGNTGRSTGPHLHYEIRFLGQVINPSSFMDWKMSNFDSIFEKERSVAWQSLLATINNLME; from the coding sequence ATGAATCCTAAGAGTAAACGCCTTATTTTGATGATTACCGACCAAAATGGGTCGCGCTACATTAATGTAAATTCTATTTTTAGACAGGTTGCGCTGTATCTCGTTATTTTTATTATCACATTTGTGATTTTTGGCATAGTATCAATAAAAACCTTTAGCGCGGAGATTCACAAAATATCAGAGTTGAATGAAAAAATTATGAAGCGATATGAAAAAATGATTGCTAAAAATGAATCGCTTAATAATCAAATCGAGCAAAGAATCGAGGAAATTTCGCAAGTCGATAGCAAAGTGGAGGATTTAGAATCTATCATTGGTGTGTCTATTGATTCTAAAAGCACAGGGGATAATTTAGAATCTCGCATAGATGTTGCCTCGCTCACAGGCACGCAAAAGGTTTTTGTGATGAAATTTATCCCAAATGGTTATCCTACCGAAACCCATCATCATATCTCTGCTCCTTATGGTTATAGGGTGCATCCGCTGCTTTTTACGAGGCATTTGCACACAGGCGTTGATTTTGCTATGTCTGTTGGTACGCCGGTGTATGCTACTGCCAATGGTGTGGTCAATGAAGCAAGATTCTCAACCGGTGGTTATGGTTATCTTGTTAAAATAGATCATTCACTTGGGTTTATGACTTATTATGCACATTTGAGTAAAATAGTGGTGCAGAAAGGAATGTTTGTCAAACGTGGGCAGCTTATTGCTTATAGTGGCAATACAGGACGAAGCACAGGACCTCATCTTCACTATGAAATACGATTTTTAGGTCAAGTGATTAATCCTTCAAGTTTTATGGATTGGAAGATGAGTAATTTTGATTCAATTTTTGAAAAAGAAAGGAGTGTAGCATGGCAATCTTTGTTAGCGACAATAAACAACCTGAT